The window GGTCGACGTCGGCCTCCGTGTTGTAGAGGTGGAACGAGGCCCGCAGATTCCCCGCCCGGGCGGAGATCATGACCCCCGCCGCGGCGAGCTCGGGTTCACGGTGCCCCAGGCCCGGCACCGCCACGACCGCGGAGTCGCCGGGCACCGCCTCGTGTCCGATCGACGCCAGCCCTTCGCGGAACCGCGCGGCGAGCCCGGTCGCACGGGCGTACAGCGCGTCCGGCCCGATCTCGTGCAGGAGGCCCAGCGACTGCTCGGCCCCGTGGTACGCGAAGAACGCCACCGCCGCGTCGAAACGCCGTGCGTCGACGGCGAGCCGCCCGACCGGCCCGTACGTGCTGTTCCAGCGGTCCTCGGCCGCGACCCAGCCCGCGTAGAGCGACGGGAGGGCGGGCTGCGCCTCCTCGGTCACGGTCAGGAACGACGTGCCCCGGGGGCACAGCAGGTACTTGAAGCCGCCGGTGACGGTGTAGTCGTACGCCGCCGCGTCCAGCGGCAGCCAGCCCGCCGACTGGCTCGCGTCGAGGAGCGTCCGGGCCCCGTGCGCGGCGGCAGCGGCGCGGACCGCGTCCAGATCGGCGATCCGGCCGTCGGCCGACTGGACGGACGAGAAGGCGACGAGCGCGGTCCCGGGGCGCACCGCTTCGGCCAGCTCCTCCAGCGGGACGTAGCGCATCTTCAGGTCGCCGCGCACCGCGAACGGGCTGACGACGGAGCTGAACTCCCCTTCCGGCGCCAGGACTTCCGCACCCGAGGGCAGCGAGGCCGCGACGATCCCCACGTGGGCTGCGACGGAACCGCCGACGGCGACCCGGTCCGGGCCGACACCGGCAAGCCGGGCGAACCCGGACCTGGCCGCGTCCACGGCCTCGAAACTGCCCGCACCGGCCGGCCGGCCGGCCGCGTTGTCCTCGGCCAGCGCCAGGACGGCCGCGACGGTCCGGCGCGGCAGGATGCCGCAGCTGGAGGTGTTGAGATAGGTGGTCTCGGGGGCGAACTCTGCGGCTGTGACCTGGTCGATCGCGGGAGTCTCCATGCCTCCAGCCTGACCGCCGCCCAATCCGGCGTCAATCACGTCGGGTTGAGCGGCGGTTCCGGGGAGTGCTCACACCTGGGCGCCGCTACCGGGGACCTCGCAGGCACCGTCCGTGTCGCAGACGACGCCGTCCTCACCGAGCGGGACGAGGGCGCTGACCTCGCGGTCCTTCCACGCCTGCTCCAGCGCCTGCGCGAAGACCTCGGACGGCTGGCCGCCGGAGATCCCGTAGCGGCGGTCGAGCACGAAGAAGGGCACGGCGTTGGCGCCGAACTCGGCCGCCTCACGCTCGTCCGCGCGCACGTCGTCGGCATACGCCTCGGGGTCGGCCAGCACGGCACGCACCTCCTCGGCGTCCAGACCCGCCTCGACACCGAGGTCGGCCAGCACCGAGTCGTCGAAGACCGAGCGCTCCTCGGCGAAGTTCGCCCGGTAGGCGAGGCTCAGCAGCTCGTCCTGGCGCCCCCGCGCCTTGGCGAAGTGCAGCAGCCGGTGGATGTCGAAGGTGTTGCCGTGGTCACGGCCCTCGGTGCGGTAGCCGAGCCCTTCGGCCTGCGCGTTGGCGGCGACGTTGGCCTCCATGCCCCGGGCCTCCTCGGGGGTGCGCCCGTACTTCTGGGCCAGCATGTCGATCACCTGCTCGGTGTCGCCCTTGGCTCGGCCGGGGTCGAGCTCGAAGGAACGGTGCACCACCTCGACCTCGTCGCGGTGGGCGAACCCGGCCAGGCCCTTCTCGAAGCGGGCCTTGCCGATGTAGCACCACGGGCAGGCTATGTCGCTCCAGATCTCGACGCGCATGACTCTTCTACTCTCCAGCTCTGCTGTGACCGCTGCGGAGGCCGCCTCCGCCGCCGGTCCAACGTCTGCCCCGGCCCGCTGATTCCCCGGCACGGCCGGGTGACCTGCGCGGCCTCGCGGCAACCGGCGCGACGCCCCCCGGTGCGGCACCGCAATCAGGACGGATTCCGGCCTGATCGCCTCCTACGCTCCCGCCATGACTCCAGAGACCAAGGGCATCCTCCAGGCACTGCGCGAGGCACGGCGGCTCCTGCTCATCACCGTGCTGGACGCCACCGACGCCCAGCTCACCGAGCGGTCCACGGTGAGCGGGCTGACGCTGGGCGGCATCCTGAACCACCTCACCCGGGCCGAACTGGTCTGGACGCACATCCTCACCGGGGCGCCCGGTACCCCGGACGGCATGTGGGACACGGGGCAGTACCAGGCGCCGGCAGGCGCCACGGCCACCGCTCTGCGCAAGGCCTACGAGCAGGCGGCGGGCGCCACCGACGAGGCGGCCGTGCGAACGGCCCCGGACCAGGAGGTCCCGCTGCCGGAGACGCCCTGGGAACCCGGTGTCGTACGCCACTGGCCGGTGCGGAGGGTGCTGTTGCACCTCCTCCAGGAGACGGCCCAGCACACCGGCCACGCGGACATCGTCCGGGAGGCGATCGACGGCGCGAACAGCACGGCACGGCGATAGGCGGGGCGGTCAGACGGGCGCGGGCGGGCGCACGGCCTACGGGACGATCTCGCCCCACACGGTCTTCCCGGACGGTGGGAAGGGCCGCACGCCCCAGTCCGCCGTCAGAGCGTCCACCACCACCAGCCCGAGGCCATCCTCCGAACGGACGGGC is drawn from Streptomyces sp. NBC_00178 and contains these coding sequences:
- a CDS encoding aminotransferase class V-fold PLP-dependent enzyme; amino-acid sequence: METPAIDQVTAAEFAPETTYLNTSSCGILPRRTVAAVLALAEDNAAGRPAGAGSFEAVDAARSGFARLAGVGPDRVAVGGSVAAHVGIVAASLPSGAEVLAPEGEFSSVVSPFAVRGDLKMRYVPLEELAEAVRPGTALVAFSSVQSADGRIADLDAVRAAAAAHGARTLLDASQSAGWLPLDAAAYDYTVTGGFKYLLCPRGTSFLTVTEEAQPALPSLYAGWVAAEDRWNSTYGPVGRLAVDARRFDAAVAFFAYHGAEQSLGLLHEIGPDALYARATGLAARFREGLASIGHEAVPGDSAVVAVPGLGHREPELAAAGVMISARAGNLRASFHLYNTEADVDRALDVLTG
- a CDS encoding DsbA family oxidoreductase, translated to MRVEIWSDIACPWCYIGKARFEKGLAGFAHRDEVEVVHRSFELDPGRAKGDTEQVIDMLAQKYGRTPEEARGMEANVAANAQAEGLGYRTEGRDHGNTFDIHRLLHFAKARGRQDELLSLAYRANFAEERSVFDDSVLADLGVEAGLDAEEVRAVLADPEAYADDVRADEREAAEFGANAVPFFVLDRRYGISGGQPSEVFAQALEQAWKDREVSALVPLGEDGVVCDTDGACEVPGSGAQV
- a CDS encoding mycothiol transferase: MTPETKGILQALREARRLLLITVLDATDAQLTERSTVSGLTLGGILNHLTRAELVWTHILTGAPGTPDGMWDTGQYQAPAGATATALRKAYEQAAGATDEAAVRTAPDQEVPLPETPWEPGVVRHWPVRRVLLHLLQETAQHTGHADIVREAIDGANSTARR